One genomic segment of Vibrio sp. SCSIO 43136 includes these proteins:
- the kefG gene encoding glutathione-regulated potassium-efflux system ancillary protein KefG, producing MQDVRILSANSPKVLVIFVHPDPDKSIANKALIRAIEGLPHVTVHDLYAHYPDFFIDVPAEQKLLVEHDIIVFQHPLYMYSCPALLKEWMDRVIEKDFAFGEGLALAGKKWRCIITTGGAESAFASSGYNKYPLSEILQPFELTASLCRMEWLEPMVLYWARNVSDGYRNEHAMRYRNWIISLATQEEDDGSNQ from the coding sequence ATGCAGGATGTACGCATACTTTCCGCCAATAGCCCCAAGGTGCTGGTGATTTTCGTTCACCCAGACCCAGACAAGTCGATCGCCAATAAAGCGTTGATCCGAGCCATCGAAGGCTTGCCACACGTCACGGTGCATGATCTGTATGCGCATTACCCTGATTTTTTCATTGATGTGCCAGCCGAGCAAAAACTTTTGGTCGAGCATGACATCATTGTTTTCCAACACCCTCTCTACATGTATTCGTGCCCTGCGCTACTAAAAGAGTGGATGGATAGAGTAATAGAAAAAGACTTTGCCTTCGGTGAAGGTCTAGCTTTGGCTGGTAAAAAGTGGCGCTGCATTATTACTACGGGTGGTGCCGAGTCGGCATTTGCCTCCAGCGGCTACAACAAATACCCCTTGTCTGAGATCTTGCAGCCATTTGAGCTGACGGCTTCTTTATGTCGTATGGAGTGGCTTGAACCTATGGTGCTTTATTGGGCGCGTAATGTCAGTGATGGCTACCGTAATGAGCATGCTATGCGATACCGCAACTGGATTATCTCACTAGCAACGCAGGAGGAAGACGATGGCAGCAACCAATGA
- the kefB gene encoding glutathione-regulated potassium-efflux system protein KefB: MAATNEILTSSVVFLTAAVVAVPLAQRLGLGSVIGYLLAGIMIGPWGMGLISDVDAILHFAELGVVLLLFLIGLELNPKKLWQLRRPILGLGGAQVVVTSLVIALGIYFTGLSWQSSLVIGMGLALSSTAIALRVIEEQGHSGSETGQSGFAVLLFQDIAVIPMLAMIPLLAGSGSVSGQEVLINVAAILGLLVFGHYLLRPLFRYVVMTGVRELFTATALLLVLGIAVFMQYLELSMALGTFLAGVLLAESEYRHELETAIEPFKGLLLGLFFIAVGMAVNLGLLVSMPLEVLLCVVGLVGIKAGILYLLARLFGVRAKARSSISLILSQGGEFAFVILTAALTEGLLDQDTIAFLLVVVSLSMLTTPLLLLVQKHWFSRTFNEQEAPEADVVDRRPRVIIAGFGRFGQVVGRLMYANRIKITVLESDASQITLLRRFGYKVFYGDATQLDLLRAAGADKAEAMVICTDSPDEVMKIVELCQYHFPKLKLLARARSRVEAYQLLNHGVHNYSRETFLGALDLGRQALVELGMHPYQARRAQEHFKKLDMNMLKELLPQHSEDKELALRAKEARKELEEIFGREMEKDAKQNWE; this comes from the coding sequence ATGGCAGCAACCAATGAAATCCTCACCAGTAGTGTTGTGTTTCTCACCGCTGCGGTCGTTGCGGTTCCGTTAGCACAGCGTCTGGGCTTAGGTTCGGTGATAGGTTATCTGCTTGCAGGGATCATGATTGGCCCTTGGGGTATGGGGCTAATTTCAGACGTGGACGCTATTTTGCATTTTGCCGAGCTCGGCGTGGTGCTATTGCTGTTCTTAATCGGTCTTGAACTTAACCCCAAAAAACTGTGGCAACTGCGGCGGCCGATCTTAGGTCTAGGTGGTGCTCAAGTGGTCGTGACGAGCTTGGTGATTGCATTGGGCATTTACTTCACCGGTTTAAGCTGGCAATCAAGTTTAGTGATTGGCATGGGCTTGGCTCTGTCATCGACGGCGATTGCATTACGAGTGATTGAAGAGCAGGGGCATAGTGGCAGTGAAACTGGCCAATCAGGTTTTGCCGTATTGCTGTTTCAAGATATCGCAGTGATACCTATGTTAGCGATGATCCCATTACTGGCGGGTAGTGGCTCTGTGTCTGGGCAAGAAGTATTGATCAATGTCGCCGCCATCTTAGGGTTATTGGTATTTGGTCATTACTTGCTAAGACCACTGTTTCGCTACGTCGTGATGACAGGGGTGCGAGAGCTATTTACGGCCACGGCGCTGTTGTTGGTATTAGGCATTGCCGTATTCATGCAATATCTTGAGCTTTCTATGGCGCTTGGCACCTTTTTAGCGGGGGTGCTGCTGGCTGAAAGTGAGTATCGTCATGAGTTAGAAACGGCTATTGAGCCCTTTAAGGGCTTGCTTCTCGGGCTGTTCTTTATCGCAGTTGGTATGGCGGTAAACTTAGGCCTATTGGTCTCGATGCCGTTAGAAGTGCTGTTGTGCGTTGTGGGTTTGGTTGGCATTAAGGCAGGTATTTTGTACCTCCTCGCTCGTTTGTTTGGCGTTCGGGCCAAAGCTCGCAGCAGTATTTCACTGATTCTCAGTCAAGGTGGTGAGTTTGCTTTTGTCATATTGACCGCCGCACTAACAGAAGGTCTTCTGGATCAGGATACGATCGCATTCTTACTGGTGGTGGTGAGTTTATCTATGTTGACCACGCCTTTGTTGTTGCTAGTGCAAAAGCACTGGTTTAGCCGCACCTTTAATGAACAAGAAGCGCCAGAAGCCGATGTTGTTGACCGTAGGCCGAGGGTAATCATTGCAGGGTTTGGCCGATTTGGTCAGGTGGTTGGGCGCTTGATGTACGCCAACCGGATAAAGATCACCGTATTGGAAAGTGATGCTAGCCAAATCACTTTGTTGCGCCGTTTTGGCTACAAAGTCTTTTATGGGGATGCGACTCAACTCGATTTGCTGCGTGCCGCAGGGGCGGACAAAGCTGAAGCCATGGTGATCTGTACTGATAGCCCTGATGAAGTGATGAAGATCGTTGAGCTTTGCCAGTATCATTTCCCAAAACTCAAATTATTAGCTCGTGCGCGCAGTCGGGTAGAAGCGTATCAGCTACTCAATCATGGGGTGCATAACTACTCTCGCGAAACCTTCCTAGGTGCACTAGACCTCGGACGTCAAGCGTTGGTGGAACTTGGGATGCACCCTTATCAAGCGCGCCGGGCACAAGAGCACTTCAAGAAACTGGATATGAACATGTTAAAAGAGCTGTTACCTCAACACAGTGAGGACAAAGAGCTCGCATTAAGAGCCAAAGAAGCGCGCAAGGAGCTCGAAGAGATCTTTGGCCGAGAAATGGAAAAAGACGCCAAGCAAAACTGGGAGTAG
- a CDS encoding YheV family putative zinc ribbon protein, whose translation MGVDVKKRFIAGASCPKCHSVDSLRWWEQNKVEWVECVDCDYTEQRTPEAVEKSEHASDQMIGIFKPD comes from the coding sequence CTGGGAGTAGATGTGAAAAAACGATTTATCGCCGGGGCGAGTTGCCCTAAGTGTCATAGCGTCGATAGTTTACGCTGGTGGGAGCAAAATAAAGTGGAGTGGGTTGAGTGTGTTGACTGTGATTACACCGAGCAACGCACCCCTGAAGCTGTAGAGAAAAGTGAACACGCTTCAGATCAGATGATTGGGATATTTAAGCCAGATTGA
- the slyD gene encoding peptidylprolyl isomerase has product MKIEKNVVASLAYQLKLEDGVVVDQSTVEAPLDYLHGHDNLITGLEKELEGKEAGAKFTAVIAPEDAYGEHNDALVQRVPANVFQGVDQIEVGMRFMADTDQGPIPVEVTEVDGEEVVVDGNHMLAGQTLTFEVEVVAIRAASEDEIAHGHIHQGGGCCGGEGKGEGGCCGGGEGHDHGEKDGCCGSGNCAS; this is encoded by the coding sequence ATGAAAATTGAAAAGAACGTTGTAGCAAGCCTTGCTTACCAACTAAAGCTTGAAGATGGTGTTGTTGTTGACCAATCAACAGTAGAAGCGCCTCTAGATTACCTACACGGTCACGACAACCTGATCACAGGTCTAGAGAAAGAGCTAGAAGGCAAGGAAGCAGGTGCTAAATTCACGGCTGTGATTGCTCCAGAAGATGCATACGGCGAGCACAACGACGCTCTTGTTCAACGTGTACCAGCGAACGTTTTCCAAGGTGTTGATCAAATCGAAGTTGGCATGCGCTTCATGGCTGACACGGATCAAGGTCCTATCCCAGTGGAAGTGACTGAAGTCGATGGTGAAGAAGTTGTGGTTGACGGTAACCACATGCTAGCAGGCCAAACACTGACGTTTGAAGTTGAGGTTGTGGCGATTCGTGCTGCGTCTGAAGATGAAATTGCTCACGGTCATATCCACCAAGGTGGTGGCTGCTGTGGTGGTGAAGGCAAAGGTGAAGGCGGCTGCTGTGGTGGTGGCGAAGGACACGATCATGGCGAGAAAGACGGTTGCTGCGGTAGCGGTAACTGCGCAAGCTAA
- a CDS encoding SlyX family protein, protein MSDKQQLENRIEDLECRLAFQEQTIEELNEALSQQQMQMSKMQEQMRFMVSKVKSMNTSNLADPSEETPPPHY, encoded by the coding sequence ATGAGCGATAAACAGCAACTGGAAAATCGAATTGAAGATCTGGAGTGTCGTTTAGCATTTCAAGAACAGACGATTGAAGAATTAAACGAAGCGCTATCCCAGCAGCAAATGCAGATGTCAAAGATGCAAGAGCAGATGCGCTTTATGGTTAGTAAGGTTAAAAGCATGAACACTTCAAACCTCGCCGACCCATCGGAAGAGACTCCTCCTCCGCACTACTAA
- the fkpA gene encoding FKBP-type peptidyl-prolyl cis-trans isomerase: MKPFFKVSLLAATVMLAVGCQKEEAPKVEEAPKVEQTAQAVTFQSDDEKAAYAIGVSFANYLSTSIEKPSEIGIDLKKELVLKGIEDVFADNAAMTEDEIRAALESLDQRVAEKMQAEAAAKAEAALKEGSDFRAEFEKQDGVTKTESGLLYQVLTEGEGQSPSETDTVEVHYTGTLIDGTKFDSSYDRNQSATFPLNRVIPGWTEGVQLMKPGSKFKFVIPPELAYGEQDTPTIPANSTLVFEVELLKVDAPEQEATQ; encoded by the coding sequence ATGAAACCGTTTTTTAAAGTGTCTTTGCTTGCTGCGACTGTAATGCTAGCGGTAGGTTGCCAAAAAGAAGAAGCACCTAAAGTTGAAGAAGCACCAAAAGTTGAGCAAACGGCACAAGCTGTGACTTTCCAATCGGATGATGAGAAAGCAGCGTACGCAATTGGTGTATCATTTGCTAACTACCTAAGCACTAGCATCGAAAAACCAAGTGAGATCGGTATCGACCTGAAAAAAGAGCTGGTTCTTAAAGGTATCGAAGACGTGTTTGCTGACAACGCAGCAATGACTGAAGACGAAATCCGTGCAGCGCTTGAGTCTCTAGACCAGCGTGTTGCAGAGAAGATGCAAGCAGAAGCTGCAGCAAAAGCTGAAGCTGCGCTTAAGGAAGGCAGTGACTTCCGTGCTGAATTTGAAAAACAAGACGGCGTGACGAAAACTGAATCAGGTCTTCTTTACCAAGTACTGACCGAAGGTGAAGGTCAATCTCCATCTGAAACAGATACGGTAGAAGTACACTACACGGGTACGCTAATTGACGGTACTAAGTTTGATAGCTCGTATGACCGCAACCAGTCAGCAACTTTCCCACTTAACCGCGTAATCCCAGGTTGGACCGAAGGTGTTCAGCTAATGAAGCCAGGTTCTAAGTTCAAGTTTGTTATCCCGCCTGAGCTAGCTTATGGTGAGCAAGACACTCCAACGATTCCTGCGAACTCAACGCTGGTATTTGAAGTTGAGCTACTGAAAGTAGACGCTCCAGAGCAAGAAGCAACTCAATAA
- a CDS encoding transcriptional regulator: MESIDVKPFTAHDKTILRSYEAVVDGLASLIGPHCEIVLHSLEDLNTSAVKIANGENTGRTVGSPITDLALKMLKDIEGSERNFSRSYFTRAKGGVLMKSITIAIRNSDNRVIGLLCINVNLDAPFSQVLQSFMPTDDAKDAASSVNFASDVEELVDQTVERTIEEINADKSVSNNTKNRQIVMDLYDKGIFDIKDAINRVADRLNISKHTVYLYIRQRKTEDGEK, from the coding sequence ATGGAGTCCATTGACGTAAAACCTTTCACGGCGCACGACAAAACCATATTACGCTCCTATGAAGCGGTAGTAGATGGACTGGCAAGCTTGATCGGTCCTCACTGTGAGATCGTGCTGCACTCACTGGAAGACCTCAACACCTCGGCGGTGAAAATTGCCAACGGCGAAAATACCGGTCGTACTGTCGGCTCGCCAATCACTGACCTTGCGCTAAAAATGCTTAAAGACATCGAAGGCTCGGAACGTAACTTTTCTCGTTCATATTTTACCCGAGCAAAAGGTGGCGTATTGATGAAGTCGATCACCATTGCGATCCGTAACTCGGATAACCGCGTGATTGGCCTACTATGTATTAATGTTAACCTTGATGCCCCTTTCTCTCAGGTGTTGCAGTCATTCATGCCGACCGATGACGCCAAAGATGCTGCATCTTCGGTTAACTTTGCCAGCGACGTTGAAGAGCTGGTAGATCAGACGGTTGAACGTACTATCGAAGAGATCAATGCCGATAAGTCAGTTTCAAACAATACTAAGAACCGACAAATTGTTATGGACCTATACGATAAAGGCATTTTTGATATTAAGGATGCGATTAACCGTGTTGCAGACCGCTTGAATATTTCTAAGCACACGGTTTACTTGTATATACGTCAACGCAAAACAGAGGATGGCGAAAAGTGA
- the tusD gene encoding sulfurtransferase complex subunit TusD: MSLSYTLVVNGAGYGSQSSRTALQFANALISQGHTLRSVFFYQDGVSNGSALAVPANDEVDTTKAWQKLAKEHQVRLETCVAAALRRGIVSEDEAQQHGLANHNLAEGFTQAGLGSLAEAMLTQDRVVQF; encoded by the coding sequence GTGAGCTTAAGCTACACGCTGGTGGTCAACGGGGCTGGCTATGGCAGTCAGTCCTCACGTACAGCGCTGCAATTTGCTAACGCATTAATCTCCCAAGGACACACTCTTCGCAGTGTGTTTTTTTATCAAGATGGAGTAAGTAATGGCAGCGCATTAGCAGTACCTGCTAATGATGAGGTCGATACCACCAAAGCGTGGCAAAAGCTGGCCAAAGAACATCAAGTACGTCTGGAGACTTGCGTTGCAGCGGCATTACGTCGAGGCATCGTAAGTGAGGACGAGGCGCAGCAACACGGATTAGCCAATCACAACTTGGCCGAAGGTTTTACTCAAGCAGGGCTTGGTTCGCTTGCTGAGGCTATGTTAACCCAAGATAGAGTGGTGCAATTTTGA
- the tusC gene encoding sulfurtransferase complex subunit TusC: MSQLTYLFQSSPHASSGGREGIDALMAASAYCEDISVIFVGDGVSQLLQGQQPGVILSKDYAPMLKLFDLYDIEQVYVCLESLEERGLGHADLVIEAQKLSRTEIASKLNQAGKLLTF; the protein is encoded by the coding sequence TTGAGTCAGTTAACTTATCTATTCCAGTCATCACCGCACGCTTCTAGTGGTGGTCGAGAAGGTATTGATGCGCTGATGGCCGCTTCCGCTTATTGTGAGGATATCAGCGTTATTTTTGTTGGTGATGGCGTAAGTCAGTTGCTGCAAGGGCAGCAGCCAGGCGTCATCCTGAGTAAAGATTATGCGCCAATGCTTAAATTGTTTGACCTGTATGACATAGAGCAGGTTTACGTCTGCCTTGAGTCACTCGAAGAGCGAGGTTTAGGTCATGCTGACTTGGTCATTGAAGCGCAGAAGCTATCAAGGACTGAAATTGCAAGCAAACTTAATCAAGCTGGCAAGCTGCTGACGTTTTAG
- the tusB gene encoding sulfurtransferase complex subunit TusB produces the protein MLHIIKTVAAVTQANQYATAGDNFLLIEDAVYASNSQHFAFANLPKQNVAVLIEDCVARGIAQRISPSIEQLDYNGFVRLTVAQDKSATWA, from the coding sequence ATGCTACACATCATTAAGACGGTTGCGGCAGTAACACAAGCCAACCAATATGCAACAGCAGGCGATAATTTCTTACTCATTGAAGATGCGGTCTACGCGAGTAATTCACAGCACTTTGCGTTTGCCAACTTGCCGAAACAAAACGTAGCGGTACTCATAGAAGATTGTGTTGCTCGAGGTATCGCACAACGCATTTCTCCATCGATTGAACAGCTAGATTATAATGGTTTTGTTCGCCTTACGGTTGCTCAGGACAAATCAGCGACTTGGGCATAA
- the rpsL gene encoding 30S ribosomal protein S12: MATINQLVRKPRAKQVVKSNVPALEACPQKRGVCTRVYTTTPKKPNSALRKVCRVRLTNGFEVTSYIGGEGHNLQEHSVVLIRGGRVKDLPGVRYHTVRGALDCAGVNDRKQGRSKYGVKRPKS, encoded by the coding sequence ATGGCAACTATTAACCAGTTGGTACGTAAGCCTCGTGCAAAGCAAGTTGTTAAAAGCAACGTGCCTGCACTAGAAGCGTGTCCACAAAAACGTGGTGTATGTACTCGTGTTTACACTACTACACCTAAAAAACCTAACTCGGCACTACGTAAAGTATGTCGTGTACGTCTAACAAACGGTTTCGAAGTAACTTCGTACATCGGCGGTGAAGGTCACAACCTTCAAGAGCACTCAGTTGTTCTAATCCGTGGCGGTCGTGTTAAAGACCTTCCGGGTGTTCGCTACCACACTGTTCGTGGTGCACTTGACTGTGCAGGCGTAAATGACCGTAAACAAGGTCGTTCTAAGTACGGTGTGAAGCGTCCTAAGTCTTAA
- the rpsG gene encoding 30S ribosomal protein S7, giving the protein MPRRRVIGQRKILPDPKFKSELLAKFVNIVMVDGKKSTAEKIVYGALDTMAEKSGKDHLAVFEEALENVRPAVEVKSRRVGGSTYQVPVEVRPVRRNALAMRWLVEAARKRGEKSMAQRLAAEMLDASENKGTAVKKREDVHRMADANKAFAHYRW; this is encoded by the coding sequence ATGCCACGTCGTCGCGTAATTGGTCAGCGTAAGATCCTTCCAGATCCTAAGTTCAAATCTGAGCTGCTGGCAAAATTTGTAAACATCGTAATGGTTGACGGTAAGAAATCAACTGCTGAAAAAATCGTTTACGGTGCACTAGATACAATGGCTGAGAAGTCTGGTAAAGACCACTTAGCTGTATTTGAAGAAGCTCTTGAAAATGTTCGCCCAGCGGTAGAGGTTAAATCTCGCCGTGTAGGTGGTTCAACTTACCAAGTACCTGTAGAAGTACGTCCGGTTCGCCGTAACGCACTTGCTATGCGTTGGTTGGTTGAAGCTGCGCGTAAGCGTGGTGAAAAATCTATGGCTCAACGCCTAGCTGCTGAAATGCTAGATGCGTCTGAGAACAAAGGTACTGCGGTTAAGAAACGTGAAGACGTTCACCGCATGGCTGACGCTAACAAAGCGTTCGCTCATTACCGCTGGTAA